One window of Ralstonia pickettii DTP0602 genomic DNA carries:
- a CDS encoding ABC transporter substrate-binding protein (K02035: ABC.PE.S; peptide/nickel transport system substrate-binding protein): MPPRRMVLSFHFRHPPNSGPHQELFAMSDKKPIEGLIGPAESTRIMSALHHGASRRDVLKILAAGGMQLGLAGSLAGAAVSAHAQTPSRGGRIRVGSDNASPSDTLDPAKQSNKTDYCRGTMLYNGLTSLDAKLVPQPALAESFASQDAVTWVFKLRKDVTFHNGKPLTPQDVVFSLMRHKDPTIASKAKTLADPIKSVSATGPNEVTVVLDGPNADFPVIVGTFHFHIVRNGTTDFNTGIGTGPYKLKEFKPGVRSVMVRNENYWKPGKPYLDEIEFVGIADEGARVNALLSGDLDMVASINPRSVARVKGTPTTDVFVTQSGQYTDLIMRRDTGPGANPDFVQGMKLLLDRELMKKSIALGYAVPGNDQPIDPTNRFYFAGLPQTRLDPEKAKFHLKKANIGTAAIPVVASPAAQYSVDMALILQQSARQAGVNIDVKRMPADGYWSNHWLNSPVGFGTVLPRASADTLLTQFFKSDAAWNESRYKDPKFDALLLAARAETDLAKRKQMYADMQTMIRRDAGIGIPLFIATIDGYNKRVKGLSPIPLGGLMGYSFAEHVWLAA, encoded by the coding sequence TTGCCCCCGCGCCGCATGGTCCTGAGTTTCCACTTTCGCCATCCCCCGAACTCCGGCCCCCACCAGGAGCTATTTGCCATGTCAGACAAGAAGCCGATCGAGGGCCTCATCGGCCCTGCCGAATCAACCCGGATCATGAGCGCCCTGCACCATGGCGCCAGCAGGCGCGACGTCCTGAAGATCCTGGCTGCCGGCGGCATGCAACTGGGGCTTGCCGGCAGCCTTGCCGGCGCGGCCGTGTCGGCGCATGCGCAGACGCCGAGCCGCGGCGGCCGCATCCGTGTGGGCAGCGACAACGCGTCGCCCAGCGATACGCTCGATCCGGCCAAGCAATCGAACAAGACCGACTACTGTCGCGGGACGATGCTCTACAACGGCCTGACGAGCCTGGATGCGAAACTGGTGCCGCAACCGGCGCTGGCTGAGTCCTTTGCCTCGCAGGATGCCGTGACGTGGGTCTTCAAGCTGCGCAAGGACGTCACCTTCCACAACGGCAAGCCGCTGACGCCGCAAGACGTGGTGTTTTCCCTGATGCGCCACAAGGACCCGACCATCGCCTCGAAGGCGAAAACGCTGGCGGACCCGATCAAGAGCGTAAGCGCCACGGGTCCGAACGAAGTGACCGTGGTCCTCGACGGACCCAACGCGGACTTCCCCGTCATCGTCGGCACGTTCCACTTCCATATCGTGCGCAACGGCACCACCGACTTCAACACCGGCATCGGCACGGGTCCTTACAAGCTCAAGGAATTCAAGCCCGGCGTGCGTTCGGTGATGGTACGGAACGAAAACTACTGGAAGCCCGGCAAGCCCTACCTTGACGAGATCGAGTTCGTCGGCATTGCCGACGAGGGTGCGCGCGTCAATGCGCTGCTCTCGGGCGATCTCGACATGGTGGCCTCGATCAACCCGCGTTCGGTCGCACGCGTGAAAGGCACGCCCACGACCGATGTGTTCGTGACGCAATCCGGCCAGTACACCGACCTGATCATGCGCCGGGATACCGGCCCGGGCGCCAACCCCGACTTTGTCCAGGGCATGAAGCTGCTGCTCGACCGCGAACTGATGAAGAAGAGCATTGCGCTGGGCTATGCCGTGCCGGGCAATGACCAGCCGATCGATCCCACCAACCGCTTCTACTTTGCCGGGCTGCCGCAGACCAGGCTCGATCCGGAGAAAGCCAAGTTCCATCTCAAGAAGGCCAACATTGGCACTGCCGCGATCCCGGTGGTAGCCTCCCCCGCCGCGCAGTACTCGGTCGACATGGCCCTGATCCTGCAGCAATCGGCGCGGCAGGCGGGCGTCAATATCGACGTCAAGCGCATGCCCGCCGACGGCTACTGGTCCAATCACTGGCTCAACAGCCCGGTCGGCTTCGGCACGGTCCTGCCGCGCGCCAGTGCCGACACGCTGCTGACCCAGTTCTTCAAGTCCGACGCGGCCTGGAACGAGTCGCGCTACAAGGACCCGAAGTTCGATGCGCTGCTGCTCGCCGCGCGGGCCGAGACCGACCTGGCCAAGCGCAAGCAGATGTACGCCGACATGCAGACCATGATCCGGCGGGACGCAGGGATCGGCATACCGCTCTTTATCGCCACCATCGACGGCTACAACAAGCGGGTCAAGGGCCTTTCCCCGATCCCGCTGGGCGGCCTGATGGGCTATTCGTTCGCCGAGCACGTCTGGCTGGCGGCCTGA
- a CDS encoding ABC transporter permease (K02033: ABC.PE.P; peptide/nickel transport system permease protein), producing MNLFILRLLARRIGLALISLLAVSAIVFAITAVLPGDAAQEQLGQDATPEALAALRTQMGLDVPAPVRYAQWLGGMVTGNAGESLVTRMPVSEAIGSRLPQSLLLAGLTALISVPVALGLGILAAVYRGTWFDRSVSLGAVAVVSVPEFLVATLAVLLFAVHLRWLPALAYIGTDDSWDKIVRSLAMPVLSLCCVIVAQMLRMTRAAVIDQLNAPYIEMVRLKGASSTRMVLFHALPNAIGPIANAVALSLSYLLGGVIIIETIFNYPGIAKLMVDSVAQRDMPVVQVCAMIFCCAYLILVTLADVCGIVANPRLRHR from the coding sequence ATGAACCTGTTCATCTTGCGCCTGCTGGCGCGGCGCATCGGGCTGGCGCTGATCTCATTGCTGGCGGTTTCGGCCATCGTCTTCGCCATCACCGCGGTATTGCCCGGCGATGCCGCGCAGGAACAACTCGGCCAGGACGCCACACCCGAAGCCCTGGCCGCGCTGCGTACCCAGATGGGCCTCGATGTCCCCGCGCCGGTGCGCTACGCGCAATGGCTGGGCGGCATGGTGACCGGCAATGCCGGCGAGTCCCTGGTCACCCGCATGCCGGTGTCCGAGGCCATCGGCAGCCGCCTGCCCCAATCGCTGCTGCTGGCCGGCCTGACCGCGCTGATCTCGGTGCCGGTGGCGCTCGGCCTCGGCATCCTGGCGGCGGTCTACCGCGGGACCTGGTTTGACCGCAGCGTCAGCCTGGGCGCGGTGGCAGTGGTTTCCGTGCCGGAGTTCCTGGTCGCCACGCTGGCCGTATTGCTGTTCGCGGTCCACCTGCGCTGGCTGCCGGCGCTCGCCTATATCGGCACCGACGATTCCTGGGACAAGATCGTGCGTTCGCTGGCCATGCCGGTGCTGAGCCTGTGCTGCGTGATCGTCGCGCAGATGCTGCGCATGACCCGCGCGGCGGTGATCGACCAGCTCAACGCGCCCTACATCGAGATGGTGCGGCTCAAGGGCGCATCCTCGACCCGCATGGTGCTGTTCCACGCGCTGCCCAACGCCATCGGCCCGATTGCCAATGCCGTGGCGCTGAGCCTGTCTTACCTGCTTGGCGGCGTCATCATCATCGAGACCATCTTCAACTACCCGGGGATCGCCAAGCTGATGGTGGACAGCGTCGCCCAGCGCGACATGCCCGTGGTCCAGGTGTGCGCCATGATTTTCTGTTGTGCGTACCTGATCCTCGTCACGCTTGCCGATGTGTGCGGCATCGTCGCCAATCCGCGTCTGCGCCACCGCTGA
- a CDS encoding ABC transporter (K02031: ABC.PE.A; peptide/nickel transport system ATP-binding protein) gives MGTSVKVSNLRITAGQATLVDGVDFEIEPGKVLALIGESGSGKTTTALALMGFARHGCEISGSIRVGTTDVLHLSPGEQRRLRGREITYIAQSAAASFNPSRTIMDQVVEPALIHRLMDRKAAEKKAVALFRELALPDPDSIGERYPHQVSGGQLQRLMAAMALITDPDLVILDEPTTALDVTTQVEVLRVFRRAVQERRTTAVYVSHDLAVVAQVADHILVLREGKMRELGETDQILYQPADDYTRCLLAAARPTERPGAPVDPDKSPLLLEVRDLSAGYGAVDAHGQPASKILEGVGLKLYRGQAIGVIGESGSGKTTLARAIAGLVAPCCGSIAFNGRPLKPTVAERSRDELRRIQIVFQMADTALNPARTIEEILARPLQFFHGLRGEAQRARIRQLLDLVRLPIGVAQRTPGGLSGGQKQRVNLARALAADPELILCDEITSALDTVVGAAILDLMAELRKELGVSYLFISHDLHTVRSICDEIVVMQHGRKLTQVAHQDYDRGPHHPYYALLARSVPELRRGWIDEVDLHSEGAVATAATA, from the coding sequence ATGGGCACGTCCGTAAAGGTCAGCAATCTGCGCATCACCGCAGGCCAGGCGACGTTGGTAGATGGTGTGGACTTCGAGATCGAGCCCGGCAAGGTGCTGGCACTGATCGGTGAGTCCGGCTCGGGCAAGACCACGACCGCGCTGGCGCTGATGGGCTTCGCGCGCCACGGCTGCGAGATCTCCGGCAGCATCCGGGTCGGCACCACCGACGTGCTGCACCTGTCGCCGGGCGAACAGCGCCGGCTGCGCGGGCGCGAGATCACCTATATCGCGCAGAGCGCGGCGGCCTCGTTCAACCCGTCGCGCACCATCATGGACCAGGTGGTCGAACCGGCGCTGATCCACCGGCTCATGGATCGCAAGGCTGCCGAGAAGAAGGCGGTCGCGCTGTTCCGCGAACTGGCGCTGCCCGACCCTGATTCCATCGGCGAGCGCTACCCCCACCAGGTTTCCGGTGGCCAGCTACAGCGCCTGATGGCCGCAATGGCCCTGATCACCGATCCCGACCTGGTGATCCTGGACGAGCCGACCACGGCACTGGACGTCACCACGCAGGTCGAAGTGCTGCGCGTGTTCCGACGCGCGGTGCAGGAACGCCGCACCACCGCGGTCTATGTCAGCCACGACCTGGCCGTGGTGGCCCAGGTGGCGGACCACATCCTGGTGCTGCGCGAAGGCAAGATGCGCGAGCTGGGCGAGACCGACCAGATCCTGTACCAGCCCGCCGACGACTACACGCGCTGCCTGCTGGCCGCGGCGCGGCCGACCGAGCGTCCCGGCGCGCCGGTGGACCCGGACAAGAGCCCCCTGCTGCTCGAGGTCCGCGATCTTTCCGCCGGCTACGGTGCCGTCGATGCGCACGGGCAGCCGGCCTCGAAGATCCTGGAGGGCGTGGGCCTGAAGCTGTACCGGGGCCAGGCGATCGGCGTCATCGGCGAGTCGGGTTCGGGCAAGACCACGCTGGCGCGCGCGATTGCCGGCCTGGTGGCGCCGTGCTGTGGCAGCATCGCGTTCAACGGCCGTCCGCTGAAGCCGACAGTGGCCGAACGCAGCCGCGATGAGCTGCGGCGCATCCAGATCGTGTTCCAGATGGCCGACACCGCGCTCAATCCCGCGCGCACCATCGAGGAGATCCTGGCGCGGCCGCTGCAGTTCTTCCACGGCTTGCGCGGCGAAGCCCAGCGGGCGCGGATTCGCCAGTTGCTCGATCTGGTGCGGCTGCCGATCGGCGTGGCCCAGCGCACGCCCGGTGGCCTGTCCGGAGGGCAGAAGCAGCGCGTGAACCTGGCCCGGGCACTCGCGGCCGATCCTGAGCTGATCCTGTGCGACGAGATCACCTCGGCGCTGGACACCGTGGTCGGCGCGGCCATCCTCGACCTGATGGCCGAGCTGCGCAAGGAGCTGGGTGTCTCGTATCTCTTCATCAGCCACGACCTGCACACCGTGCGCTCGATCTGCGACGAGATCGTGGTGATGCAGCATGGCCGCAAGCTGACCCAGGTCGCGCACCAGGACTACGACCGCGGTCCGCACCACCCCTACTACGCGCTGCTGGCGCGCTCGGTGCCCGAGTTGCGCCGCGGCTGGATCGATGAAGTCGATCTCCATAGCGAAGGCGCAGTGGCCACCGCTGCCACCGCCTGA
- the gabD gene encoding succinate-semialdehyde dehdyrogenase (catalyzes the formation of succinate from succinate semialdehyde; NADP dependent~K00135: E1.2.1.16, gabD; succinate-semialdehyde dehydrogenase (NADP+) [EC:1.2.1.16]) produces MPLSLQNQTLLPGRNYIGGEWCGAADDRTLSVADPATDEVFAAVPDSSAADARRAVDVAHAAFPSWRKTPAKQRAQIIKRWNDLIVSHVEDLGRLISREQGKPLAEGKGEVLYAASYVEWFAEEATRADGDVIAAPVPGRRMLALREPVGVIAAITPWNFPAAMIARKIAPALAAGCTVVCKPAEDTPLTSLALVRLAEQAGVPPGVLNIVTASRERAAEVVDVWLDDARVRKITFTGSTPVGKHLARRSADTLKKLSLELGGNAPFIVFDDADLDAAVDGLMVSKFRNGGQTCVCPNRIYVQDKVHDAFVDKLAARVGALVVAPATNPAAQIGPMINARAVDKIERHVKNAVSRGARVVVGGERIRNEQCPGPNYYAPTVLADVDASMDCSCEETFGPVAPVTRFGTEADVVAAANATPFGLAAYFYSNDVRRIWRLADALESGIVGINEGALAAEAAPFGGVKDSGYGREGSRYGLEEYMHIKYVCQGLLD; encoded by the coding sequence ATGCCTTTGTCCCTACAGAACCAGACCTTGCTTCCCGGCCGCAACTATATCGGCGGCGAATGGTGCGGCGCGGCCGACGATCGCACACTGTCCGTGGCGGACCCCGCGACGGATGAAGTCTTTGCGGCGGTACCGGATAGCAGTGCGGCGGACGCACGCCGCGCCGTCGATGTCGCGCACGCAGCGTTCCCAAGCTGGCGCAAAACGCCGGCCAAGCAGCGCGCGCAGATCATCAAGCGCTGGAACGACCTGATCGTCAGCCATGTGGAAGACCTTGGCCGCCTGATCTCGCGCGAGCAGGGCAAGCCATTGGCGGAAGGCAAAGGCGAGGTGCTGTACGCCGCGAGCTATGTCGAATGGTTTGCCGAAGAAGCCACCCGCGCCGATGGCGACGTGATCGCCGCGCCGGTCCCCGGTCGGCGCATGCTGGCACTGCGCGAGCCGGTTGGCGTCATCGCGGCGATCACGCCGTGGAACTTCCCGGCTGCGATGATCGCGCGCAAGATCGCGCCGGCGCTGGCGGCCGGTTGCACGGTAGTGTGCAAACCTGCCGAGGATACGCCGCTCACCTCGCTGGCGCTGGTCAGGCTCGCGGAACAGGCGGGCGTGCCGCCGGGCGTGCTGAATATCGTCACCGCCTCGCGCGAGCGCGCGGCCGAAGTCGTCGACGTATGGCTGGACGATGCCCGGGTGCGCAAAATCACCTTTACCGGCTCGACCCCGGTAGGCAAGCACCTGGCGCGCCGCTCCGCCGATACACTGAAGAAGCTGTCGCTGGAACTGGGCGGCAATGCCCCGTTTATCGTGTTCGACGATGCCGACCTCGACGCCGCCGTCGACGGCCTGATGGTTTCCAAGTTCCGCAACGGCGGGCAGACCTGCGTGTGCCCGAACCGCATCTATGTCCAGGACAAGGTGCATGACGCCTTCGTCGACAAGCTTGCCGCCCGCGTTGGCGCGCTGGTAGTCGCCCCTGCCACCAATCCCGCCGCGCAGATCGGTCCGATGATCAACGCGCGGGCGGTCGACAAGATCGAGCGTCATGTGAAGAACGCGGTCAGCCGCGGTGCGCGCGTGGTCGTTGGCGGCGAGCGCATCCGCAACGAGCAGTGCCCGGGGCCGAACTACTATGCGCCCACCGTGCTGGCCGACGTGGATGCGTCCATGGACTGCTCCTGCGAGGAGACCTTCGGGCCGGTTGCGCCGGTCACGCGCTTCGGTACCGAGGCGGACGTGGTCGCGGCAGCAAATGCGACCCCGTTTGGGCTGGCGGCGTATTTCTACTCGAATGACGTGCGGCGGATCTGGCGCCTTGCCGATGCGCTCGAGTCGGGCATTGTCGGTATCAACGAGGGAGCGCTGGCCGCGGAAGCGGCGCCTTTTGGCGGCGTGAAGGACTCGGGCTACGGGCGCGAAGGGTCTCGCTATGGGCTCGAAGAGTACATGCATATCAAGTACGTCTGCCAGGGGCTGCTGGACTGA
- a CDS encoding DNA-directed RNA polymerase subunit alpha (K02034: ABC.PE.P1; peptide/nickel transport system permease protein) produces the protein MQELQLMSPTSNTHATPAVSAPDQGGRRPRLPKLGITGWIGSLILIGWLVAAIVGPILISHDGTPTGEIQVFGPISAAHWLGTDYLGRDMLTRVILGARYTVCVALVSTLCASGIGITLALLATVSGRWIDAGLSRGLDTLTAIPSKMFALIMVAAFGSSVWMLALTAAIIYIPGAYRIARSLAVNINAMDYVTVARTRGEGTAYIMRQEILPNILGPMLADLGLRFVYVVLLLASLSFLGLGIQPPDADWGSLVRENIGALSEGSMAVVAPALAIASLTLAVNLVIDNLPGRSARNGVK, from the coding sequence ATGCAGGAGCTGCAACTCATGTCCCCTACCTCCAACACGCACGCCACCCCCGCCGTGAGTGCCCCCGACCAAGGCGGTCGCCGCCCGCGCCTGCCCAAACTGGGCATCACCGGCTGGATCGGCAGCCTGATCCTCATCGGCTGGCTGGTCGCCGCCATTGTTGGCCCGATCCTGATCAGCCATGACGGCACGCCCACGGGCGAGATCCAGGTCTTCGGCCCGATCAGCGCCGCGCACTGGCTCGGCACCGACTACCTGGGACGCGACATGCTGACGCGCGTGATCCTGGGCGCGCGCTACACCGTCTGCGTGGCCCTGGTCTCGACCCTGTGCGCCAGCGGCATCGGCATCACGCTGGCATTGCTGGCCACCGTCAGCGGCCGCTGGATCGATGCCGGCCTGAGCCGCGGCCTCGATACGCTCACGGCGATCCCGAGCAAGATGTTCGCGCTGATCATGGTCGCGGCCTTCGGTTCGTCAGTCTGGATGCTCGCCCTCACGGCGGCGATCATCTACATCCCGGGCGCCTATCGCATCGCGCGCTCGCTGGCGGTCAACATCAATGCGATGGACTACGTGACCGTCGCCCGCACCCGCGGCGAAGGCACCGCCTACATCATGCGCCAGGAAATCCTGCCGAACATCCTCGGCCCCATGCTGGCTGACCTGGGGCTGCGCTTCGTCTACGTCGTGCTGCTGCTCGCGAGCCTCAGCTTCCTGGGCCTGGGCATCCAGCCGCCCGATGCCGACTGGGGTTCGCTGGTGCGCGAGAACATCGGGGCACTGTCCGAAGGCAGCATGGCCGTGGTGGCGCCGGCGCTGGCCATCGCCAGCCTGACCCTCGCCGTCAACCTTGTTATCGACAACCTGCCGGGTCGCTCGGCACGTAACGGAGTCAAATAA
- a CDS encoding AsnC family transcriptional regulator has protein sequence MSAPIKLDRLDLRILAQLQKNGRMTNVDLADAVGLSASPCLIRVKRLEQAGYIGGYSAQIRMDKLGDILTVFTEITLEDHHREDFARFEKAVCAVDEIVECHLVSGGYDYLLKFITRGVNHYQELMESLLERNIGIEKYFSFIVIKSPFIKTHYPIERLFPSAT, from the coding sequence ATGTCCGCCCCCATCAAACTTGACCGACTCGACCTCCGCATCCTTGCCCAGCTGCAAAAGAACGGCCGCATGACCAACGTCGACCTCGCCGATGCGGTGGGTCTTTCCGCCAGCCCATGCCTGATTCGCGTCAAGCGGCTGGAGCAGGCCGGCTATATCGGCGGATACAGCGCCCAGATCCGGATGGACAAGCTGGGCGATATTCTTACGGTGTTCACCGAGATCACGCTGGAGGACCACCATCGCGAGGACTTTGCGCGCTTCGAGAAGGCGGTGTGCGCGGTGGACGAGATCGTCGAATGCCACCTTGTCAGCGGCGGCTATGACTACCTGCTCAAGTTCATCACCCGTGGGGTCAACCACTACCAGGAACTAATGGAAAGCCTGCTGGAGCGCAATATCGGCATCGAGAAGTACTTCAGCTTCATCGTGATCAAGTCGCCTTTCATTAAGACGCACTATCCCATCGAACGGCTGTTTCCATCAGCAACCTGA
- a CDS encoding glyoxylate reductase (K12972: ghrA; gyoxylate/hydroxypyruvate reductase A [EC:1.1.1.79 1.1.1.81]), with protein MHQDTTFLYKADPVRGRDWAKVFAREAPGIDFRIWPDIGDPGKVRYLAAWEAPDRIAERFPNLQVLFSTGAGIDQFDLDALPAHVPLVRMIEPGIVDGMVEYVVFSVLALHRDMPAYRRQQAQEAWRPLQVRAAHEYRVGVLGLGSLGQAVLERLRLFGFDCAGWARSPRSLEGVQCYAGPQTLDAFLARTDVLVCLLPLTDETRGVLSARVFDALPNGAGLVHVGRGQHLDDADLLAALDSGQIGDAILDVTHPEPLPAGHPLWRHPRVWLTPHIASMTQPGTAARVVLDNLRRLQRGEPLIGLVDRAKGY; from the coding sequence ATGCATCAAGACACGACATTTCTGTACAAGGCGGATCCCGTGCGCGGCCGGGACTGGGCCAAGGTCTTTGCGCGCGAGGCGCCTGGCATCGATTTCCGCATCTGGCCCGATATCGGCGATCCCGGGAAGGTCCGCTACCTGGCGGCCTGGGAGGCGCCGGACCGCATCGCAGAGCGGTTCCCGAACCTGCAGGTACTGTTTTCGACCGGAGCCGGCATCGACCAGTTCGACCTGGACGCGCTCCCTGCGCACGTACCGCTGGTGCGGATGATCGAGCCCGGCATCGTCGACGGGATGGTGGAGTACGTCGTGTTCTCGGTCCTTGCGCTGCATCGCGACATGCCGGCTTACCGGCGGCAGCAGGCGCAGGAAGCGTGGAGGCCCCTGCAGGTGCGCGCGGCACACGAGTACCGCGTCGGCGTGCTTGGTCTGGGCTCGCTGGGGCAGGCCGTGCTGGAGCGGCTGCGGCTGTTCGGGTTCGATTGTGCCGGCTGGGCAAGGTCGCCGCGCAGCCTGGAAGGGGTGCAGTGCTATGCCGGCCCGCAGACCCTGGACGCGTTCCTGGCCCGCACCGATGTCCTGGTTTGCCTGCTGCCGCTGACAGATGAAACACGTGGAGTATTGAGCGCTCGCGTGTTTGACGCCCTGCCAAATGGGGCGGGGCTGGTGCATGTCGGGCGCGGGCAGCATCTCGACGATGCCGACCTGCTGGCCGCGCTGGATTCGGGGCAGATCGGCGATGCCATTCTCGACGTCACGCACCCAGAGCCGCTGCCTGCCGGCCACCCGTTGTGGCGCCACCCCAGGGTCTGGCTCACGCCCCATATCGCCAGCATGACGCAGCCGGGCACGGCGGCGCGGGTCGTGCTCGACAATCTGCGCCGCCTGCAGCGCGGCGAGCCGCTGATCGGGCTGGTGGACCGTGCGAAAGGGTACTGA